A genomic window from Oceanibaculum nanhaiense includes:
- a CDS encoding TRAP transporter small permease, which produces MQSYVRAVAALSRLCGVAAVLMILASVIIVCQMIFVRTVLQESAIWQSEFVTFILVAATFVGSPYVLLTRGHVNVDLLPLYLSHRWRLRLALLASLVALGFCLLVLWNGIEWWWEAYDGGWTTDSMWRARLWIYYAALPIGMGVLCLQYVADIYCLLTGRDMPFGMDPEQRL; this is translated from the coding sequence ATGCAGTCCTACGTTCGAGCGGTTGCCGCCCTGTCACGCCTGTGCGGCGTGGCGGCGGTGCTGATGATCCTCGCTTCCGTCATCATCGTCTGCCAGATGATCTTCGTGCGCACCGTGCTGCAGGAATCGGCGATCTGGCAAAGCGAGTTCGTCACCTTCATCCTGGTCGCCGCAACCTTCGTCGGCAGCCCCTATGTGCTGCTGACCAGGGGGCATGTGAATGTCGATCTGCTGCCGCTCTACCTCTCGCATCGCTGGCGCCTGCGCCTTGCCTTGCTGGCATCGCTGGTGGCGCTTGGCTTCTGCCTGCTGGTGCTGTGGAACGGCATCGAATGGTGGTGGGAAGCCTATGATGGCGGCTGGACCACCGATTCCATGTGGCGCGCCCGGCTGTGGATCTACTACGCCGCCCTGCCCATCGGCATGGGCGTTTTGTGCCTGCAATATGTCGCCGATATCTATTGCCTGCTGACCGGACGCGACATGCCGTTCGGCATGGACCCGGAGCAACGGCTATGA
- a CDS encoding TRAP transporter large permease yields MSELTIGLLIGVVTLIVLGTGIPVAFGLGVVAVGFMIAFDGLRSIEFLADTLYAGLNDFTLVSIPMFVLMGAAVASSRAGSDLYEALARWFSRVPGSLVISNLGACALFSAMTGSSPATCAAIGRMGIPEMQKRGYSDDLATGAIAAGGTLGILIPPSVTMILYGIASETSIGRLFLAGVMPGLMLTGLFMLWALFLCWKRGEGLAQIGDRYSLRQKLEVLPRILPFLLIIAGVVYSMYGGLATPSEAAGVGAMLCLLLVVIIYRVWQPTALWHIMRDGMRESVMIMMIIGTSVLFSYMLSSLYVTQSIAEWIALLDINRWMLLFFVNILLLVAGCFLPPAAVILMTTPILLPIIVNAGFDPIWFGVILTINMELGLITPPVGLNLYVINGIAPKIKLPTILYGALPFMMCMVVGMLLLCLFPGIATWLPDYLMGPGL; encoded by the coding sequence ATGAGCGAACTTACCATCGGCCTGCTGATCGGCGTCGTGACGCTCATCGTGCTCGGTACCGGCATCCCCGTCGCTTTCGGCCTTGGCGTGGTCGCGGTCGGCTTCATGATCGCCTTCGACGGGCTGCGCTCCATCGAGTTCCTGGCCGACACGCTCTATGCCGGCCTGAACGATTTCACCCTGGTCTCGATCCCGATGTTCGTGCTGATGGGCGCCGCCGTCGCCTCCAGCCGCGCCGGATCGGATCTGTACGAGGCGCTGGCGCGCTGGTTCAGCCGCGTGCCGGGCAGTCTGGTCATTTCCAACCTCGGCGCCTGCGCGCTGTTCAGCGCGATGACCGGCTCCTCCCCCGCCACCTGCGCCGCGATCGGCCGCATGGGCATCCCGGAGATGCAAAAGCGCGGCTATTCCGACGATCTGGCAACCGGCGCCATCGCCGCGGGCGGCACGCTGGGTATCCTGATCCCACCCTCGGTGACGATGATCCTCTACGGCATCGCCTCGGAGACCTCCATCGGCCGGCTGTTCCTCGCCGGCGTCATGCCGGGGCTGATGCTGACCGGCCTGTTCATGCTGTGGGCGCTGTTTCTGTGCTGGAAACGCGGCGAGGGGCTGGCGCAGATCGGCGACCGCTATTCGCTGCGCCAGAAGCTGGAGGTGCTGCCGCGCATACTGCCCTTCCTGCTGATCATCGCCGGCGTGGTCTATTCGATGTATGGCGGCCTCGCCACCCCGTCCGAGGCGGCAGGCGTCGGCGCGATGCTGTGCCTGCTGCTGGTGGTCATCATCTATCGTGTCTGGCAGCCGACCGCGCTGTGGCACATCATGCGCGACGGCATGCGCGAATCGGTGATGATCATGATGATCATCGGCACCTCGGTGCTGTTCAGCTACATGCTGTCCAGCCTGTATGTGACGCAATCCATTGCCGAATGGATCGCCCTGCTGGACATCAACCGCTGGATGCTGCTGTTCTTCGTGAACATCCTGCTGCTGGTCGCCGGTTGCTTCCTGCCGCCCGCCGCCGTGATTCTGATGACCACGCCGATCCTGCTGCCGATCATTGTGAATGCCGGCTTCGACCCGATCTGGTTCGGCGTCATCCTGACCATCAATATGGAGCTGGGGCTGATCACCCCGCCGGTCGGGCTGAACCTTTACGTCATCAACGGCATCGCACCGAAGATCAAGCTGCCGACGATCCTGTACGGCGCCCTGCCCTTCATGATGTGCATGGTGGTGGGCATGCTGCTGCTGTGCCTGTTCCCCGGCATCGCCACCTGGCTGCCCGATTATCTGATGGGGCCGGGCCTTTAA